The proteins below are encoded in one region of Gemmatimonadota bacterium:
- a CDS encoding Gmad2 immunoglobulin-like domain-containing protein has protein sequence MNRLPLLLALLLLGCNREAAREPAAIPDLIELRTPLPNAIVQTPLTLEGRARGPWFFEASFPVHLLDADGDTLAVMPAHADGEWMTEAFVPFKVTLTFTPPASQTGTLILAKDNPSGLPEHAAELRVPIRFR, from the coding sequence ATGAACAGACTACCCCTGCTCCTGGCGCTTCTCCTCTTGGGTTGCAACCGCGAAGCCGCCCGCGAGCCCGCCGCGATACCGGATCTCATCGAGCTCCGGACGCCGCTGCCCAATGCGATTGTCCAGACCCCCCTCACCCTTGAAGGCAGGGCCCGGGGGCCTTGGTTCTTCGAGGCGTCATTTCCCGTCCACCTCCTCGATGCGGACGGCGACACCCTCGCCGTGATGCCCGCACACGCCGACGGGGAATGGATGACCGAAGCATTCGTGCCGTTCAAGGTCACCCTCACCTTCACACCGCCTGCCTCGCAAACGGGAACCCTGATCCTGGCCAAGGACAACCCGTCGGGCCTGCCCGAGCATGCGGCCGAACTCCGGGTTCCGATTCGGTTTCGCTAA